Proteins encoded within one genomic window of Brenneria nigrifluens DSM 30175 = ATCC 13028:
- a CDS encoding urea amidolyase associated protein UAAP2, giving the protein MSLTTSHLQPEQALSRHVIPAGEPYLFEVKTGQTLRLLDLEGNQAVDTLFYRAADPRERYDPQRTLRRQNNAYLTTGSVLYSNLGNPLLTIVADTCGRHDTLGGACAQESNTVRYALDKRYMHSCRDNFLCACLHDGRLDKRDIGANINFFMNVPVTPEGGLTFEDGISAPGKYVELRAETDVIVLISNCPQLNNPCNGWNPTPAEVLIWS; this is encoded by the coding sequence ATGAGCTTAACCACCAGTCACCTTCAGCCGGAACAGGCGCTGTCGCGTCATGTGATCCCGGCGGGCGAACCCTATCTGTTTGAAGTTAAAACAGGCCAAACGCTGCGCCTGCTCGATCTGGAAGGCAACCAGGCCGTCGATACGCTGTTTTACCGCGCCGCCGACCCGCGGGAGCGCTACGATCCCCAGCGCACGCTGCGCCGTCAGAACAACGCCTATCTGACCACCGGCAGCGTACTCTATTCCAATCTCGGCAACCCGCTGCTGACCATCGTCGCCGACACCTGCGGCCGGCACGATACGCTCGGCGGCGCCTGCGCGCAGGAGAGCAATACCGTGCGTTATGCGCTGGATAAACGCTATATGCACAGCTGCCGCGACAACTTCCTGTGCGCCTGCCTGCACGACGGCCGTCTGGATAAGAGAGACATCGGCGCCAACATCAACTTTTTCATGAATGTCCCGGTCACGCCCGAGGGGGGACTGACCTTTGAAGACGGCATCTCGGCGCCGGGAAAGTACGTCGAACTGCGGGCGGAGACGGACGTCATCGTACTGATCTCCAATTGCCCGCAGCTCAATAACCCCTGCAACGGCTGGAACCCCACCCCGGCGGAGGTGCTGATATGGTCGTGA
- a CDS encoding urea amidolyase associated protein UAAP1: protein MTDPLILQSALYEEIVPGGGHASFVLRRGQLLRITDIEGDANVSLMLLNAAQPSERLNLPDTLKGQHTAKLTVGHCLYSDMGRVLAAVTADTCGWHDSFGGALNAREVEEKYGPGRYQEQRNAFHRNGVDNLLVEMGKWNLNLQDLLMVVNLFSKVTVDESGGFHFQPGNAKAGDYVELYAPMDTLVILTALQHPMDPNPRYSPKPVRLNWLRPNGDGITELCRHSRAENARALHNTERQYL from the coding sequence ATGACCGACCCATTGATTTTACAGTCTGCTTTATATGAAGAAATCGTTCCCGGCGGCGGACACGCCTCGTTTGTCCTGCGCCGCGGCCAACTGCTGCGCATCACGGATATCGAGGGCGACGCCAACGTCAGCCTGATGCTGCTGAATGCGGCCCAGCCCAGCGAGCGGCTTAATCTGCCCGACACCCTGAAAGGCCAGCACACGGCAAAACTCACCGTCGGCCACTGTCTCTATTCGGATATGGGCCGGGTGCTGGCCGCCGTCACCGCCGACACCTGCGGCTGGCACGACAGCTTCGGCGGGGCGCTCAACGCACGGGAAGTCGAGGAGAAATACGGTCCGGGACGTTATCAGGAACAGCGCAACGCCTTCCATCGCAACGGCGTGGATAACCTGCTGGTGGAGATGGGTAAGTGGAACCTGAATCTGCAAGACCTGCTGATGGTCGTCAACCTGTTCAGCAAGGTGACGGTGGATGAAAGCGGCGGCTTCCACTTCCAGCCGGGTAATGCCAAGGCCGGGGATTACGTCGAACTCTACGCGCCGATGGATACGCTGGTGATACTCACCGCGCTCCAGCACCCCATGGACCCCAATCCGCGCTATTCCCCCAAGCCCGTGCGACTAAATTGGCTGCGGCCAAACGGCGACGGCATCACCGAACTTTGCCGGCATTCGCGCGCGGAAAACGCCCGCGCCCTGCATAACACTGAACGCCAATACCTGTGA
- a CDS encoding ATP-binding cassette domain-containing protein has product MSFIQINNIWQEYGDHVVLERLNLSIEEGEFCTMVGASGCGKSTFLRLLLGQEKPSRGSLLLEGRPLADEPDASRGVVFQRYSVFPHLNVLDNVVIGPELLHTRVIGRFFGRRKRRAREEATHLLQRVGLGQALDKYPGQLSGGMQQRLAIAQAFIMRPRILLLDEPFGALDPGIRKDMHQLLLALWQETRLTAFMVTHDLSEGFNLGTRLLVFDKVRLDPQAPNAYGARVTYDIPLNADRLAARRALATLPPHIIPAPATDHL; this is encoded by the coding sequence ATGAGTTTTATTCAAATCAACAATATCTGGCAGGAGTACGGCGACCATGTGGTGCTGGAACGCCTGAACCTCTCCATCGAGGAAGGGGAATTCTGCACCATGGTGGGCGCATCCGGGTGCGGCAAGTCGACGTTTCTGCGCTTGCTGCTGGGGCAGGAAAAACCGAGCAGGGGCAGCCTGCTGCTGGAAGGCAGGCCGCTGGCGGATGAACCCGACGCCAGCCGGGGCGTGGTGTTTCAGCGTTACTCGGTCTTCCCGCACCTGAACGTGCTGGACAACGTGGTCATCGGCCCGGAGCTGCTGCATACCCGCGTCATCGGCCGCTTCTTCGGACGCCGCAAGCGCCGGGCCAGGGAAGAGGCGACGCATCTGCTGCAGCGGGTAGGGCTGGGACAGGCGCTGGATAAATACCCCGGCCAGCTGTCCGGCGGTATGCAACAGCGCCTGGCCATTGCGCAGGCGTTCATCATGCGTCCGCGCATTCTGCTGCTGGATGAACCGTTCGGCGCGCTCGACCCCGGCATTCGCAAAGATATGCACCAGCTGCTGCTGGCGCTGTGGCAGGAAACCCGCCTCACCGCCTTTATGGTCACCCACGATCTGTCGGAAGGTTTCAATCTCGGCACCCGGCTGCTGGTGTTCGACAAGGTTCGGCTCGACCCTCAGGCGCCGAACGCCTACGGCGCGCGTGTGACCTACGACATTCCCCTGAACGCCGATCGCCTTGCCGCGCGCCGCGCGCTTGCCACGCTGCCGCCGCACATCATCCCGGCTCCGGCGACCGATCACCTATAA
- a CDS encoding ABC transporter permease: MRLINRHPGLGGRLLLMLLPFALLIALYFTSSAVRLADNPSDKLLPSAAQMVEAIERVAFTADRRSGEYLLWADTAASLSRLAIGLGVASLAGLCLGIAAGVFPLFRAPLSPLMTVLSMIPPLAILPILFIVFGLDELSKVMLIVIGITPVLARDLEQRAREIPPELLIKAQTLGANSWTLVLRVVLPQLLSRLLVSLRLMLGSAWLFLISAEAISATAGLGYRIFLVRRYMAMDVILPYVVWITLLAWLMDYALRRLNRYFFPWSAGDKG, translated from the coding sequence ATGCGTTTAATCAATCGTCATCCGGGTCTCGGCGGACGGCTGCTGCTTATGCTGCTGCCGTTTGCGCTGCTGATCGCCCTCTATTTCACCAGTTCGGCCGTCCGGCTGGCGGACAACCCCAGCGACAAGCTGCTGCCCAGCGCCGCGCAGATGGTCGAGGCGATAGAACGCGTCGCCTTTACCGCCGACAGGCGCAGCGGCGAATATCTGCTGTGGGCGGACACCGCGGCCAGCCTGAGCCGGCTGGCGATCGGACTGGGCGTCGCCTCGCTGGCGGGGCTGTGCCTCGGCATCGCCGCCGGGGTATTCCCGCTGTTCAGGGCGCCGCTGTCCCCGCTGATGACCGTGCTGTCGATGATCCCGCCGCTGGCGATACTGCCGATTCTGTTTATCGTTTTCGGCCTGGATGAGCTGTCGAAAGTGATGCTGATCGTTATCGGCATCACGCCGGTACTGGCGCGCGATCTCGAACAGCGCGCCCGCGAAATCCCCCCCGAACTGCTGATCAAGGCGCAAACGCTGGGCGCCAATAGCTGGACGCTGGTGCTCAGGGTGGTGCTGCCCCAGTTGCTGTCGCGTCTGCTGGTTTCACTGCGCCTGATGCTGGGCTCCGCCTGGCTGTTCCTGATCTCCGCCGAGGCCATTTCGGCCACCGCGGGCCTGGGTTATCGGATATTCCTGGTGCGCCGCTATATGGCCATGGACGTGATCCTGCCTTACGTGGTGTGGATCACGCTGCTGGCCTGGCTGATGGACTACGCCTTAAGACGTCTCAACCGATACTTTTTCCCCTGGTCCGCGGGGGACAAAGGATGA
- a CDS encoding putative urea ABC transporter substrate-binding protein — protein MRKSFLTACFLTLLSFSAAAETKKSFNVCWTIYAGWMPWGYISTEGIIDKWAKKYGIDIKVTQLNDYVESINQYTAGQFDGCAMTNMDALTMPAAGGVDTTALLAGSFSDGNDGIVIKGENKTLSDLKGLNINLPELSVSHYLLVRGLEKAGLAEKDLKVVNTSDADIVAAFNTGSVQAAGAWNPQLSVIKAVPSVTEVFSSSQIPGEIIDLLVVNTQTLNDNPALGKALTGAWFEIMALMQAGDNAALEAMARASGTDLPGYQAQLKTTHLFHAPADAVRFVTSADLPKTMRRVADFSYEKGLLGEGARSADAVGMAFPGGAIIGDENNVKLRFDATFAQMAAAGQL, from the coding sequence ATGAGAAAGTCTTTCCTTACCGCCTGCTTCCTGACCCTGCTGAGCTTTTCCGCCGCCGCCGAAACGAAAAAGAGCTTTAACGTCTGCTGGACGATTTATGCGGGCTGGATGCCGTGGGGCTATATCAGCACCGAAGGTATTATCGATAAGTGGGCCAAAAAATACGGTATTGATATCAAAGTCACCCAGCTTAATGACTACGTGGAGTCGATCAACCAGTATACCGCCGGCCAGTTCGACGGCTGCGCCATGACCAATATGGATGCGCTGACCATGCCCGCGGCGGGCGGGGTCGATACCACCGCCCTGCTCGCCGGCAGCTTTTCCGACGGCAATGACGGCATCGTCATAAAGGGCGAAAACAAGACGCTGTCCGATCTGAAAGGGCTGAATATCAATCTGCCCGAACTCTCCGTTTCTCACTATTTGCTGGTGCGCGGGCTGGAGAAGGCCGGGCTGGCGGAAAAAGATCTCAAAGTGGTGAATACCTCCGACGCCGATATCGTCGCCGCGTTCAACACCGGCAGCGTGCAGGCCGCCGGCGCCTGGAACCCGCAGCTTTCCGTCATCAAAGCCGTTCCCAGCGTCACCGAAGTGTTCAGCTCCAGCCAGATCCCCGGCGAAATCATCGATCTGCTGGTCGTCAATACCCAAACGCTTAACGACAACCCGGCGCTGGGCAAGGCCCTGACCGGCGCCTGGTTTGAAATCATGGCGCTGATGCAAGCGGGGGATAACGCCGCGCTTGAGGCCATGGCGCGCGCTTCAGGAACCGATCTGCCGGGCTACCAGGCCCAGCTCAAAACCACCCATTTATTCCATGCCCCCGCTGACGCCGTACGGTTCGTCACCAGCGCCGACCTGCCGAAAACCATGCGGCGGGTAGCGGATTTTTCCTATGAAAAAGGGCTGCTCGGCGAGGGCGCGCGCAGCGCCGACGCGGTGGGGATGGCCTTCCCCGGCGGGGCGATTATCGGCGACGAAAACAACGTGAAGCTGCGCTTTGACGCCACCTTTGCCCAGATGGCCGCCGCAGGGCAACTCTAA
- a CDS encoding TetR/AcrR family transcriptional regulator — translation MLKQALTDEAAKGRIRLDNEAAILLAAEHVFARFGFKGATMALIAEQADLPKANLHYYFGNKRNLYLRVLDDILHDWLAPLEHFLPQADPRAVIEQYVRQKMVLAFERPYASKLFANEILQGAPMVHELLQTQLHDLVAGKAAVVDGWVAQGLLLPLDSKHFFFSIWAITQTYADFDIQIAAVLGEESRAPDARQRAVAHVLTSVFRMCGLTDR, via the coding sequence ATGTTAAAACAAGCGCTGACCGATGAAGCGGCAAAAGGCCGTATCCGGCTGGATAATGAAGCGGCGATCCTGCTGGCGGCGGAGCATGTGTTCGCCCGGTTTGGCTTTAAGGGCGCCACCATGGCCTTGATCGCCGAGCAGGCGGATTTGCCCAAAGCCAATCTTCACTACTATTTCGGCAACAAGCGGAACCTCTATTTACGCGTGCTGGATGACATTTTGCATGACTGGCTGGCGCCGTTGGAGCATTTCCTGCCGCAGGCCGATCCGCGCGCGGTGATTGAGCAGTATGTGCGGCAAAAGATGGTGCTGGCTTTTGAGCGCCCCTATGCCTCGAAGCTGTTCGCCAATGAGATCCTGCAGGGCGCGCCGATGGTGCATGAGCTATTGCAAACGCAGCTGCATGATTTGGTCGCCGGCAAGGCCGCGGTGGTGGATGGCTGGGTCGCGCAGGGGCTGCTGCTGCCGCTGGACAGCAAACACTTCTTTTTCTCTATCTGGGCGATCACCCAGACCTATGCGGATTTTGATATCCAGATCGCCGCGGTGCTCGGCGAGGAGTCCCGCGCGCCGGATGCGCGGCAGCGGGCCGTCGCCCATGTGCTGACCAGCGTATTTAGAATGTGCGGCCTTACGGATAGATAG
- a CDS encoding NAD(P)-dependent oxidoreductase, translating to MKTSPPLGVDAAGIQAGRLSEAQYADNFSDSVAPLGKIQAVIEAERCYYCYDAPCTRSCPADIDVPSFIHRIAQDNVRGAAQAILSENVLGGMCARVCPTETLCEQACVRNQQDGRPVRIGLLQRYATDAYLSNPGTPLFSRATSSGKKVAVVGAGPAGLTAAHRLACHGHHVVVFDAREKPGGLNEYGLAAYKTTDDFAQREIAWLLSIGGIELRLNHRLGQDITLDALRADYDAVFLAMGLGGVNALGIEEAPLEGVREAVDFIAELRQAPHPAAVAIGRSVVVIGGGMTAVDAAVQAKKLGAREVTMAYRRGAAEMKASPHEQEWAKANGVVIRHWAAPQALHAADGRVAAVSFMVMQARSGALVASGETFRLPADMVLKAIGQTYDAGLTGAAIALQDGRIATDEQGRTSVPGVWAGGDCCAGGLDLTVDAVRQGKAAAASIDAQLRPVARHSSLNEREVLHG from the coding sequence ATGAAAACGTCACCACCGCTCGGCGTCGATGCCGCGGGTATTCAGGCCGGGCGCTTAAGCGAGGCGCAGTACGCGGACAACTTTAGCGACAGCGTGGCGCCGCTGGGCAAAATTCAGGCGGTGATTGAGGCGGAACGTTGCTACTACTGCTACGACGCGCCCTGTACCCGTTCCTGCCCGGCGGATATCGACGTGCCGAGCTTTATTCATCGCATCGCGCAGGACAACGTACGCGGCGCGGCGCAGGCCATTCTGAGCGAAAACGTGCTGGGCGGCATGTGCGCCAGGGTGTGTCCCACCGAAACCCTGTGCGAACAGGCCTGCGTGCGTAATCAGCAGGACGGCAGGCCGGTACGCATCGGTCTGCTGCAACGTTACGCCACCGACGCCTATCTCTCCAATCCGGGAACGCCGCTGTTTAGCCGGGCGACCTCCAGCGGCAAAAAAGTGGCGGTGGTGGGCGCGGGCCCGGCGGGATTAACGGCGGCGCACCGGCTGGCGTGTCACGGTCATCACGTCGTGGTGTTCGACGCCCGGGAAAAACCGGGCGGGCTGAATGAGTATGGTCTGGCCGCCTACAAGACCACGGATGATTTCGCCCAGCGCGAAATTGCCTGGCTGCTGTCCATCGGCGGCATCGAACTGCGTCTTAACCACCGTCTGGGACAAGACATCACGCTGGATGCGCTGCGCGCCGATTATGACGCGGTTTTCCTCGCCATGGGGCTGGGCGGCGTCAACGCGTTGGGTATTGAAGAGGCGCCGCTGGAAGGCGTGCGCGAGGCGGTCGATTTTATCGCCGAGCTGCGCCAGGCGCCCCATCCCGCCGCGGTGGCGATAGGCCGCAGCGTGGTGGTGATTGGCGGCGGCATGACCGCCGTCGACGCCGCGGTGCAGGCCAAAAAGCTGGGCGCCCGTGAAGTCACCATGGCGTATCGCCGCGGCGCCGCGGAGATGAAAGCCTCGCCCCACGAACAGGAGTGGGCGAAAGCCAATGGCGTAGTTATCCGTCACTGGGCGGCCCCTCAGGCGCTCCACGCCGCGGACGGCCGCGTCGCGGCGGTTTCTTTTATGGTTATGCAGGCGCGGTCGGGGGCGCTGGTCGCCAGCGGGGAAACGTTCCGGCTGCCGGCCGATATGGTGCTCAAAGCCATCGGCCAGACCTATGACGCCGGCCTGACCGGCGCCGCGATTGCGCTGCAAGACGGGCGTATCGCCACCGACGAGCAGGGGCGCACGTCGGTGCCCGGCGTATGGGCCGGGGGCGACTGCTGCGCCGGTGGGCTGGACCTGACGGTGGACGCGGTACGGCAGGGCAAAGCGGCGGCGGCGTCGATAGACGCGCAGCTGCGCCCCGTTGCCCGTCACTCTTCACTGAACGAGCGGGAGGTGTTGCATGGCTGA
- the preA gene encoding NAD-dependent dihydropyrimidine dehydrogenase subunit PreA, translated as MADISSNFLGIKSPNPFWLASAPPTDKEYNVVRAFEAGWGGVVWKTLGQDPHVVNVNGPRYSTLRTADRRIIGLNNIELITDRSLDTNLEEIARVKRNWPDRAMIVSIMVPCEEEAWKSILPLVEQTGADGIELNFGCPHGMSERGMGAAVGQVPEYIAMVTRWCKQYSRLPTIVKLTPNIADIRQPARAALQGGADAVSLINTINSVMGVDLERMTIHPNTGGKGSHGGYCGPAVKPIALNMVAEIARDEPTRALPMSGIGGIATWRDAAEFIALGCGTVQVCTAVMVHGFQIVRDMVSGLSNFMDEQGYRTLEDFRGRAVGSVSDWRYLNLNHIDKAVIDQSACIKCGRCHLACEDTSHQAITSLKEGERHYEVKEEECVGCNLCVSICPVENCISMRSLQPGEVDLRTGKVVSGEYANWTTHPNNPLAVTAGTV; from the coding sequence ATGGCTGATATCAGCAGTAACTTTTTAGGGATTAAAAGCCCCAATCCTTTCTGGCTGGCTTCCGCCCCGCCGACGGACAAAGAGTACAACGTGGTGCGGGCGTTTGAGGCCGGCTGGGGCGGGGTAGTGTGGAAAACCCTGGGGCAGGATCCGCACGTGGTGAACGTCAACGGCCCGCGCTACAGCACCCTGCGCACCGCCGATCGCCGCATCATCGGCCTGAATAATATCGAGCTGATTACCGACCGGTCGCTGGATACCAATCTGGAAGAGATCGCCCGCGTCAAGCGCAACTGGCCGGACCGGGCGATGATCGTCTCCATTATGGTGCCCTGCGAGGAGGAGGCCTGGAAAAGCATTCTGCCGCTGGTGGAACAGACCGGGGCGGACGGCATCGAACTGAACTTCGGCTGTCCGCACGGCATGAGCGAGCGGGGCATGGGGGCGGCGGTGGGTCAGGTGCCGGAATACATCGCCATGGTCACCCGCTGGTGCAAGCAGTATTCCCGCCTGCCGACGATCGTCAAACTGACGCCGAATATCGCCGATATTCGCCAACCGGCGCGGGCGGCATTGCAGGGCGGCGCCGACGCGGTATCGCTGATCAACACCATCAACTCGGTGATGGGGGTGGATCTGGAACGGATGACCATCCACCCCAATACCGGCGGCAAAGGGTCGCACGGCGGCTACTGCGGCCCGGCGGTGAAGCCTATCGCGCTGAATATGGTGGCGGAAATCGCGCGCGACGAACCGACGCGCGCGTTGCCGATGTCCGGCATCGGCGGCATCGCCACCTGGCGCGATGCGGCAGAGTTTATTGCGCTGGGCTGCGGCACGGTGCAGGTGTGCACCGCGGTAATGGTGCACGGTTTTCAGATTGTGCGCGACATGGTGAGCGGCCTGTCCAACTTTATGGATGAGCAGGGCTACCGCACGCTGGAGGACTTCCGCGGGCGCGCCGTCGGCAGCGTCAGCGACTGGCGTTATCTCAACCTTAATCATATCGACAAGGCGGTGATTGACCAGTCGGCGTGCATTAAATGCGGGCGCTGTCACCTGGCCTGTGAGGATACCTCGCACCAGGCGATCACCAGTCTGAAAGAGGGCGAACGCCATTACGAGGTCAAGGAAGAGGAGTGCGTCGGCTGCAACCTGTGCGTCTCCATCTGTCCGGTTGAAAACTGCATTTCCATGCGCAGCCTGCAACCGGGAGAAGTGGATTTGCGTACCGGCAAGGTGGTGAGCGGGGAGTACGCCAACTGGACGACGCACCCGAATAATCCGCTGGCGGTAACGGCCGGAACCGTCTGA
- the hydA gene encoding dihydropyrimidinase — protein MMSHNLLIKGGTVVNADREFRADVLCADGVIVAVGEDAARDAPAGTEVIDAGGQYVMPGGIDPHTHMNFPFMGTVTVDDFYSGTAAGLAGGTTTIIDFVIPNPQQPLMEAYRNWRGWAEKAASDYSFHVAITWWDESVHRDMGTLVREEGVNSFKHFMAYKNAIMCDDETLMNSFRRSLELGAMPTVHAENGEMVFLLQQEMMKRGITGPEGHPLSRPPEVEGEAASRAISIANVLGVPIYVVHVSCSESAQAIARARARGQRVYGEVLAGHLVVDDSVYRDADFNKAAAHVMSPPFRPKGHQEALWRGLQSGQLHTTATDHCTFCTSQKAAGSDNFTKIPNGCGGVEERLAVIWDAGVNSGRLTPSEFVAITSANTARLFNIYPRKGRVTVGADADLVVWDPQGSKTLSAKTHHSKNDFNVFEGRTVRGIPRYTVSQGKLVWADGDLRARQGAGRYIKRPAFSADFSAGALRQSLLAPQAVAR, from the coding sequence ATGATGAGTCATAACCTGTTAATCAAAGGCGGTACGGTGGTCAATGCCGATCGGGAATTTCGCGCCGACGTGCTCTGCGCCGACGGCGTTATCGTGGCGGTGGGCGAAGATGCCGCCCGCGACGCGCCGGCCGGAACCGAGGTGATCGACGCCGGTGGGCAGTACGTAATGCCGGGCGGCATCGACCCGCATACCCATATGAATTTCCCCTTTATGGGAACGGTCACGGTGGATGATTTCTACAGCGGAACGGCGGCGGGGCTGGCGGGCGGCACCACCACCATTATCGATTTCGTTATCCCCAATCCGCAGCAGCCGCTGATGGAGGCTTATCGCAACTGGCGCGGCTGGGCGGAAAAGGCGGCGTCCGACTACAGTTTCCACGTCGCCATTACCTGGTGGGATGAGAGCGTGCACCGGGATATGGGCACGCTGGTGCGGGAAGAGGGCGTCAACAGCTTCAAGCACTTTATGGCCTATAAGAATGCCATCATGTGCGACGACGAGACGCTGATGAACAGCTTCCGCCGCTCGCTGGAGCTGGGGGCGATGCCGACCGTCCACGCCGAAAACGGCGAAATGGTCTTTTTGCTACAGCAGGAGATGATGAAGCGCGGCATCACCGGGCCGGAGGGGCATCCGCTGTCGCGTCCGCCGGAAGTGGAAGGGGAAGCGGCCAGCCGGGCGATTTCCATCGCCAACGTGCTGGGCGTGCCCATTTATGTGGTTCACGTTTCCTGTAGCGAGTCGGCGCAGGCCATCGCCCGCGCCCGGGCGCGCGGCCAGCGGGTTTACGGTGAAGTGCTGGCCGGTCACCTGGTGGTGGACGACAGCGTGTACCGCGATGCGGATTTCAATAAAGCCGCCGCCCATGTGATGAGTCCGCCGTTTCGTCCCAAAGGCCATCAGGAGGCGCTGTGGCGCGGATTACAGTCCGGCCAGTTGCACACCACCGCCACCGACCACTGTACCTTCTGCACCAGCCAGAAAGCCGCGGGCAGCGATAACTTCACCAAAATTCCCAACGGCTGCGGCGGCGTGGAGGAGCGTCTGGCGGTTATCTGGGACGCCGGCGTCAATAGCGGACGCCTGACGCCCAGCGAGTTCGTCGCCATTACCTCCGCCAATACCGCCCGCCTGTTCAATATCTACCCCCGCAAAGGCCGGGTTACGGTAGGGGCCGACGCCGATCTGGTGGTGTGGGATCCCCAGGGCAGTAAAACCCTGTCCGCCAAAACGCATCACTCGAAAAATGATTTCAACGTCTTTGAAGGCCGCACGGTGCGCGGCATTCCACGATATACGGTCAGCCAGGGGAAACTGGTGTGGGCCGACGGCGATCTGCGCGCCCGGCAAGGGGCGGGGCGCTATATCAAACGCCCGGCATTCAGCGCGGATTTCAGCGCCGGCGCCCTGCGGCAAAGCCTGCTGGCGCCGCAAGCCGTGGCGCGTTAA